The DNA window GAACCGGCTGGCAGGCGACCAGCCAGCTTGCGGCTGTTTGTGCCGTTCGCCAAATTGAAGAAGTAAAGGTGTACAGTCGCAAGCCGGAGAATCGCGAACAATTTTGCCAACAGATGGCATCGGAACTTGGGATTGCCAACATCCATCCGGTGGAAACGCCGGAAGATGCTGCCGACGCAGACGTCATTGTGACGATTACCAGTTCGCGCGAACCGGTTGTGATGGGCGAATGGCTCAAACCCGGCGCGCACCTCAACGCCGCCGGAGGCAATTCCGTGCTCCGCCGCGAGTTCGACGACGAAACCGTCAAGCGCGCCGGATTCCTTGCTGTTGATTCGCTGGATCAAGCCAAAATTGAATCCGGCGAATTTGTCACCGCTGTTGAAAAAGGATTGCTGACCTGGGAGCGGGTGAAAGAGCTTCGACTCGTCGTTGCCGGGCAGTTGCAAGGTAGAGCAAGTGGAGATCAAATCACGCTCTTCAAATCGCTGGGCGTTGCCATTGAAGACGTGGCGGCAGCGGCAGTCGTTTACCAAAAAGCAAAAGAGCAAAAAGTAGGGAAGGAAATATGAAAAGGCAAAAGGCAAAAGGCAAAAGGCAAAAGGCAAAGATGGTTGCTTTGGTGGCGATTAGTATTTTGCTGGTTTCTGTGACGGGACTGGCGCAAGAAAATGCGAAACCGCAGTCAACGGAACCGCGATCTGATAAGCGCGTGGGAGTGGATTCGACCCGGCGCGTCTCGTTGACCTTACGCGATGCGATTTTGAGCGCGCTGGAAAACAATCGCGACATCGAAGTCGAACGGTTGAATGTTCAAATGACGGAGTTCGACGTTCGCTCGGCGGAAGGCATTTTTGATCCGACTTTTACGGCGAGTTATTACTACGACCGGAAAAAAGTTCCTGTCGCCTCCATTCTGGCGGGCGGGGAAAACGGCGGCTTGCTGACCGATAACGTGACGGGCAACGCCACATTATCACAACGGCTTCGTCAGTATGGCGGCGTTTTGCAGGGAACGTTCAGTAATGATCGCGCGACGACACAGAACCAGTTCAACTCGCTCAATCCACAATTCACGTCAACGCTGAACGTCAGCTTTACCCAACCATTGTTGAAAAATCGAGAAATTGATCCCGCTCGGCGACAAATCAAGCTCGCCAAAAAGCGATTGGATATTTCCGACAGCCAGTTTCGCCAGCGAGCGATTGAAATCATCGCTTCCGTTCAGCGAGCATATTGGGAATTGGTGTTTGCTCGCCGCGACCGTGAAATCAAAGCCGAATCGGTTGACTTGGCGCGCACACAACTGGAGCACAATCAGCGATTGGTCGAAGCCGGAACGCTTGCGCCTGCGGACATTATCTCCG is part of the Acidobacteriota bacterium genome and encodes:
- a CDS encoding ornithine cyclodeaminase family protein → MALYLTEQNVTELLTMPDAISAVEAVFKLQATGEATNEPRRRVRAQGSTLMTMSAAVSGFKTSTGVEFQGLLGLKAYTVSRGGARFYVSLFDAMTGELLAFIEADKLGQMRTGAASGVATKYLAREDAKTVGIYGTGWQATSQLAAVCAVRQIEEVKVYSRKPENREQFCQQMASELGIANIHPVETPEDAADADVIVTITSSREPVVMGEWLKPGAHLNAAGGNSVLRREFDDETVKRAGFLAVDSLDQAKIESGEFVTAVEKGLLTWERVKELRLVVAGQLQGRASGDQITLFKSLGVAIEDVAAAAVVYQKAKEQKVGKEI